One Fontisphaera persica DNA window includes the following coding sequences:
- a CDS encoding succinylglutamate desuccinylase/aspartoacylase domain-containing protein, translating into MKLAVAKSFAENHDIISRHQLMHEVGIIQKRLAEVEAQAAQHASFLDASPLRHESGDAPGVSLPRFIFLGPQGGAEPLRIGIFAGLHGDEPEGVLAALELLRRCAKQPALAEGYCLYVYPLCNPTGLAAGRRESASGKDLNREFWRGSREPEVVLLEAELRAHRLNGLIALHTDDTSPGFYGYASGASLSEHLLPPALAAAEAFVPINRASQIDGFPASNGIIREGFTGVLHGPPEQAPQPFDIILESPRAGEMQAKLEALVRASLALLSEYRQFIAYAANL; encoded by the coding sequence ATGAAACTTGCCGTCGCAAAAAGTTTTGCCGAAAATCACGACATAATTAGTCGTCATCAACTCATGCACGAAGTGGGCATCATTCAAAAGCGTTTGGCGGAAGTGGAGGCACAGGCCGCCCAACATGCTTCGTTTTTGGATGCCTCGCCCTTGAGGCATGAGTCGGGCGATGCTCCCGGGGTGTCCCTGCCCCGTTTTATTTTTCTTGGGCCGCAAGGAGGTGCGGAGCCTTTGCGGATTGGGATTTTTGCGGGTTTGCACGGGGATGAGCCGGAGGGGGTGCTGGCCGCGTTGGAATTGTTGCGGCGCTGCGCCAAGCAGCCCGCGCTGGCGGAGGGCTATTGCCTGTATGTATATCCTTTGTGCAATCCAACGGGTTTGGCGGCGGGCAGGCGGGAGTCGGCTTCTGGCAAGGATTTGAATCGCGAGTTTTGGCGCGGCAGCCGTGAGCCGGAAGTCGTGTTGCTGGAGGCGGAGCTGCGAGCTCACCGCCTGAACGGTCTCATAGCGCTGCACACGGATGACACCAGTCCCGGCTTTTATGGTTACGCCAGCGGAGCCTCGTTGAGCGAGCATTTGCTGCCGCCGGCGCTGGCGGCGGCCGAGGCCTTTGTGCCCATCAACCGGGCCAGTCAAATAGATGGATTTCCGGCGAGCAACGGCATCATCCGGGAAGGATTCACCGGCGTGTTGCATGGGCCGCCGGAGCAGGCGCCGCAACCATTTGACATCATTTTGGAAAGCCCGCGAGCCGGGGAGATGCAAGCCAAACTGGAAGCGCTGGTGAGGGCTTCGCTGGCGCTGCTGTCGGAGTACCGCCAATTTATTGCCTATGCGGCGAATTTGTAA
- a CDS encoding sulfate ABC transporter substrate-binding protein, with protein sequence MSRTRGQRPCLFVWFWRGVGLFLGGLPRAKSRWAIWLGLVLAVAGLGVGLQAAEIRLLNASYDPTREFYTEINQVFTRQWWEKTGQKVNILQSHGGSGKQARAVIDGLDADVVTLALAYDIDAIAQKARLLPTNWQERLPYNSAPYTSLIVFLVRQGNPKGIRDWPDLIRADVKVVTPNPKTSGGARWNYLAAWAYALEKHQGDESKAREFVTAIYHNTPIMDSGARGAATTFIQRGIGDVLIAWENEALLAVREAGRNKVEIVIPSLTILAEPPVAVVERVAARRKTLEIARAYLEFLYTPQAQEIAARHFFRPRQTEVLEKYRQQFPETRLVKLESVFGNWQAAHKRHFAENGEFDQMLRRKFR encoded by the coding sequence ATGAGCAGGACAAGGGGCCAGAGGCCTTGCTTGTTTGTCTGGTTTTGGCGGGGTGTTGGCTTGTTTCTGGGAGGATTACCAAGGGCGAAGTCCAGGTGGGCAATCTGGCTGGGGCTGGTTTTGGCGGTGGCGGGTCTTGGGGTGGGGTTGCAAGCCGCAGAAATTCGGCTGCTGAATGCCTCTTATGACCCGACGCGCGAGTTTTATACGGAAATCAACCAGGTTTTCACCCGGCAGTGGTGGGAAAAGACGGGCCAGAAAGTGAACATTCTGCAGTCGCACGGTGGCTCGGGGAAGCAGGCGCGCGCGGTGATTGATGGTTTGGATGCGGATGTTGTGACACTGGCGCTGGCCTACGATATTGATGCGATAGCGCAGAAAGCGAGGTTATTGCCCACGAACTGGCAGGAGCGTTTACCCTACAACAGCGCCCCCTACACGTCGCTCATTGTCTTTCTCGTGCGCCAGGGAAATCCCAAAGGCATCCGGGATTGGCCTGATTTAATCCGTGCCGATGTTAAAGTGGTGACCCCCAATCCCAAGACTTCCGGGGGCGCGCGCTGGAATTATCTGGCGGCGTGGGCGTACGCTTTGGAAAAGCACCAGGGAGATGAGAGCAAGGCGCGCGAATTTGTCACGGCCATTTACCACAACACGCCCATCATGGATTCCGGGGCGCGCGGCGCTGCTACCACGTTCATCCAGCGCGGCATTGGGGATGTTTTGATTGCGTGGGAAAATGAGGCTCTGCTGGCGGTGCGCGAGGCTGGCAGGAACAAGGTGGAAATTGTGATTCCTTCGCTGACCATTCTGGCCGAGCCGCCGGTCGCGGTGGTGGAGCGGGTGGCTGCCCGCCGCAAAACGCTGGAAATCGCGCGTGCGTATTTGGAGTTTCTTTACACCCCGCAGGCGCAGGAAATCGCCGCCCGGCATTTCTTTCGCCCGCGCCAGACCGAGGTGTTGGAAAAATATCGGCAGCAATTTCCCGAGACCCGGCTGGTGAAGTTGGAGTCTGTGTTTGGCAACTGGCAGGCGGCGCATAAACGCCATTTTGCGGAGAATGGTGAATTCGACCAAATGTTGCGCCGTAAATTCCGATAA
- a CDS encoding RrF2 family transcriptional regulator, producing the protein MKLTSRGEYALRALAVLGLRYGQGVVSMQEISRHQNIPKRYLEHILNDLREARLVESRRGLRGGYQLARRPEEINLAMVLRHLEGALAPVSCVSQHFYQPCSCPDESRCGIRSVMAEVRQTLVQTLERITLADICERYRRLQGPVESPLDFVI; encoded by the coding sequence ATGAAACTGACATCGCGCGGGGAATATGCCTTGCGGGCTTTGGCAGTCTTAGGCCTGCGCTACGGCCAGGGCGTGGTCAGCATGCAGGAGATAAGCCGCCACCAAAACATCCCCAAGCGGTACCTCGAGCACATCCTCAATGACCTCCGGGAAGCAAGGCTGGTGGAAAGCCGCCGCGGCCTGCGCGGGGGTTACCAACTGGCGCGGCGTCCGGAGGAAATTAACTTGGCCATGGTGCTCCGGCACCTGGAGGGCGCCCTGGCGCCCGTAAGTTGTGTCAGCCAGCATTTCTATCAACCCTGCTCCTGCCCCGATGAGTCCCGCTGCGGCATCCGCAGTGTCATGGCCGAAGTTCGCCAAACGCTGGTCCAAACCCTGGAGCGCATCACCCTCGCCGACATCTGTGAGCGCTACCGCCGCTTGCAGGGGCCGGTGGAGAGTCCGTTGGACTTTGTCATTTAG
- a CDS encoding efflux RND transporter permease subunit codes for MLHSLIDASLRQRTFLLLVALVSLGIGLYSAMHLPIDAVPDITSPQVQINTEVPALAPEESEKAVTIPLELELSGIQGVEEMRSLTKFGLSQITLIFKDRTDIYRARQLVSERLMAAAERLPPGLVPTLAPISTGLGEIYYYTLAWRADATNKPADRMEQLRELRELHEFVIKPMLRATPGIAEINANGGYEKQIVVQPDPEALARAGLSFADLAQVVRDNAENAGGGVIHSGPNQLTVRTVSRVMNAADIAGLPIKFAAGVRPLLVRDVARVETGTRFRTGAATENGEETVLGSAMMLAGQNSRVVAHRFHERIQEISSRLPPGVEIRTQYNRADLVDRTITTVKKNLFEGAILVIVVLLLMLGNWRAALIVAAAIPLSFLFALTGMLNLGISGNLMSLGAVDFGLIIDGAVVMVENIVRTLGEKQRHLGRPLTRVERLQTVAQASKQVANPMFFGVLIITLVYVPILALTGIEGKMFHPMAITVMLALGGALVLALTLMPVLCSYLLGGRLREEDNWLGRIIKKAYAPSLRLVLQRPWIILVSTIIWTALSVAAFRQLGAEFVPKLDEGSHTVMVYRTNSMNLDASLEMELATERLLLKIPEVERVFCRLGTSEVATDPMPPSQNDLYIFYKPREQWRKVGGRTITKAELAALIEEEIGRELPEQSLLFAQPIEMRFNELLEGVRSDLAVKITGPDYDILESLAAQAKELLEKVPGAGEVEFEAQGRAPVLEIHLDRDALQRYNLRASEVNQTIRTALAGETVGWLYEADRRFAMVVRLAGDLRQRLEIIRQLPVRVHETGLIPLEKVVQFRTVSSVDPIVREDGHRRVAIMVNLRGRDVESFVKDAQARLGENLKLPEGYGLEFGGQFKNLQVARQRLLIVVPATLVLIFLLVFTAFGSLRQTFLIYTGVPLAVTGGIFSLYLRGMPFSITAAVGFIALSGVAVLNGVVMLSYFNELRERGLTICQAVFEGAMTRLRPVLMTAFVASLGFLPMAIATGPGAEVQRPLATVVIGGILSSTFITLVLLPVLYVWFEREKCADDRDSTAAAKAK; via the coding sequence ATGTTGCATTCATTGATAGATGCTTCGCTGCGGCAACGCACGTTTCTGCTCCTGGTGGCGCTGGTATCGCTGGGGATTGGCCTGTATTCGGCCATGCACCTGCCGATTGATGCCGTGCCGGACATCACCAGTCCGCAAGTCCAAATCAACACCGAAGTGCCCGCCCTTGCTCCGGAAGAATCGGAAAAGGCCGTCACCATTCCGCTCGAGCTGGAGCTGTCCGGCATTCAGGGCGTCGAGGAGATGCGCTCGCTGACCAAGTTTGGCCTTTCTCAAATCACCCTCATCTTCAAGGACCGCACTGACATTTACCGCGCCCGCCAACTGGTCTCGGAACGTTTGATGGCGGCGGCGGAACGGCTGCCGCCCGGGCTGGTACCCACCCTGGCGCCCATCAGCACGGGATTAGGAGAAATTTACTACTACACGCTGGCCTGGCGGGCGGACGCCACCAACAAACCTGCCGACCGCATGGAACAACTGCGGGAGCTGCGCGAATTGCACGAGTTTGTCATCAAACCCATGCTTCGCGCCACGCCGGGCATCGCGGAAATCAACGCCAACGGCGGCTATGAGAAGCAGATTGTCGTCCAACCCGACCCGGAGGCTCTGGCCCGGGCGGGTTTGTCCTTTGCGGATTTGGCGCAAGTGGTGCGGGACAATGCTGAGAACGCCGGGGGCGGGGTCATTCATTCCGGCCCCAATCAGTTGACGGTGCGCACGGTCAGCCGCGTCATGAATGCGGCAGACATTGCGGGTTTGCCCATCAAGTTTGCGGCCGGGGTGCGCCCGCTGCTGGTGCGCGATGTTGCCCGCGTGGAAACCGGAACCCGCTTCCGCACGGGGGCCGCCACGGAGAATGGCGAGGAAACCGTGCTGGGGTCAGCCATGATGCTGGCCGGGCAGAACAGCCGGGTGGTGGCGCACCGGTTTCATGAGCGCATTCAGGAAATCAGTTCGCGGCTGCCGCCCGGGGTGGAAATCCGCACTCAGTACAACCGCGCGGATTTGGTGGACCGCACCATTACCACCGTGAAAAAGAATCTTTTTGAAGGGGCCATCCTGGTCATCGTGGTGCTGCTCCTCATGCTGGGCAACTGGCGGGCCGCCCTGATTGTGGCCGCGGCCATTCCGCTGAGCTTTCTCTTTGCCCTGACGGGCATGTTAAATCTGGGCATTTCCGGCAATCTCATGAGCCTGGGGGCGGTGGATTTCGGCCTCATCATAGATGGCGCGGTGGTGATGGTGGAAAATATTGTGCGCACCCTGGGAGAGAAACAGCGTCATCTGGGTCGTCCGTTGACGCGGGTGGAGCGCCTGCAAACCGTGGCTCAGGCCAGCAAGCAGGTGGCCAATCCCATGTTTTTTGGCGTGCTCATCATTACGCTGGTTTATGTGCCCATTCTCGCGCTGACGGGCATTGAGGGGAAAATGTTTCATCCCATGGCCATCACGGTGATGCTTGCGCTCGGCGGCGCCCTGGTGCTGGCACTGACCCTGATGCCGGTGCTGTGCTCGTACCTGCTGGGGGGGCGCCTGCGCGAGGAGGACAACTGGCTGGGACGCATCATAAAAAAGGCCTATGCCCCCTCGTTGCGGCTGGTCCTGCAACGGCCGTGGATCATTCTGGTCAGCACCATCATCTGGACGGCGTTGTCGGTGGCGGCTTTTCGCCAGTTGGGCGCGGAGTTTGTGCCCAAACTGGACGAAGGCTCTCATACGGTGATGGTATATCGCACCAACAGCATGAATCTGGACGCCTCGCTGGAGATGGAGCTGGCCACCGAGCGCCTGCTGCTGAAGATTCCCGAAGTGGAGCGCGTGTTTTGCCGGTTGGGCACCAGCGAGGTGGCCACCGACCCGATGCCGCCCAGCCAGAATGACCTCTACATTTTCTATAAACCCCGCGAGCAATGGCGCAAGGTCGGGGGGCGCACCATCACCAAGGCGGAGCTGGCGGCCCTCATTGAGGAGGAAATTGGGCGGGAACTGCCCGAGCAATCTTTGCTGTTTGCCCAGCCGATTGAGATGCGTTTTAACGAGCTGCTGGAAGGCGTGCGCTCCGACCTGGCGGTCAAGATTACCGGCCCGGATTACGATATTCTGGAGTCGCTCGCCGCCCAGGCGAAGGAGCTGCTGGAAAAGGTGCCCGGCGCGGGGGAGGTGGAGTTTGAGGCGCAGGGACGCGCCCCCGTGCTGGAAATCCACCTCGACCGGGATGCGCTGCAACGGTATAATTTGCGTGCCAGCGAGGTCAATCAAACCATTCGCACGGCGCTGGCGGGCGAAACCGTGGGGTGGCTCTATGAAGCCGACCGCCGATTTGCGATGGTGGTGCGGCTGGCCGGCGACCTCCGCCAGCGCCTGGAGATTATTCGCCAGCTTCCCGTGCGAGTGCACGAAACAGGCCTGATTCCGCTGGAAAAAGTCGTCCAGTTTCGCACCGTTTCCAGCGTGGACCCCATCGTCCGGGAAGATGGGCATCGGCGCGTGGCCATCATGGTCAACCTGCGCGGGCGGGACGTGGAAAGTTTCGTCAAGGATGCCCAAGCGCGACTGGGGGAAAACTTGAAGCTGCCGGAGGGATACGGTTTGGAGTTCGGGGGACAATTCAAAAACCTGCAGGTGGCCCGGCAGCGGCTCTTGATTGTCGTGCCCGCCACCCTGGTGCTCATCTTTCTGCTGGTGTTTACCGCGTTTGGGAGCCTGCGCCAAACCTTTCTCATTTACACTGGGGTGCCGCTGGCGGTCACCGGGGGGATTTTTTCCCTGTATTTGCGCGGCATGCCCTTCAGCATCACGGCGGCAGTGGGATTTATTGCCCTCAGCGGGGTGGCGGTGTTGAATGGCGTGGTGATGTTAAGCTATTTCAATGAACTGCGCGAGCGCGGCCTAACCATCTGCCAGGCGGTCTTTGAAGGTGCGATGACGCGTTTGCGGCCGGTGTTGATGACTGCCTTTGTGGCCAGTTTAGGATTTCTTCCCATGGCCATTGCCACGGGACCGGGGGCGGAAGTCCAGCGTCCGCTGGCCACGGTGGTCATCGGCGGCATTTTAAGCTCAACGTTCATCACGCTGGTTCTCCTGCCCGTGCTCTATGTGTGGTTTGAGCGGGAGAAATGTGCCGACGACAGAGACTCCACGGCGGCGGCAAAAGCTAAATGA
- a CDS encoding TolC family protein, which produces MLSLRPLSGVLFALALPIFLTSAPATALAAATNPVVQVEQLVEEILQRNPELDFYRAEIAAAKAGQRTARQWSNPEFTAELGSKRVWERHGPALGDGVAWSVSVSQTFEWPGRLALRKAIANRQVELAQLGLSHFRNQLAARVRATARVAFAAQQRVDVLEEIGQRLESLLAVLVQREAAGVTPVLDQRILEAQRLGLEQRAHENRQERDLALIELNQWRGLPADTPLRLSANWQLVTNVPPLPQLMYWALSNSFELRLRQVELAQQGFQVELARHERYPTIKVGPYYSAESAQDTERIVGVAVSLPLPLWNKNEGAIEAARARQMQAEASLRMLQLELEKQVARHALALRQQLQYLNRYPPETMEAFRKAADLADEHYRLGAVPVTLYVEMQMKYLEAYEAMLTARQQAMEHQLQLEALLGRPLNGL; this is translated from the coding sequence ATGTTGAGCCTCAGGCCACTTTCAGGCGTCCTCTTCGCTCTCGCCTTACCCATCTTTTTAACCTCTGCGCCGGCAACGGCGTTGGCCGCTGCCACCAACCCGGTGGTGCAGGTGGAGCAATTGGTGGAGGAAATCCTGCAGCGCAACCCGGAGCTGGATTTTTATCGCGCCGAAATTGCCGCCGCCAAGGCCGGGCAGCGAACGGCACGCCAATGGAGCAACCCTGAATTCACGGCCGAACTGGGCAGCAAACGTGTTTGGGAACGCCACGGTCCGGCCCTGGGGGATGGCGTTGCCTGGTCGGTCTCCGTCTCGCAAACGTTTGAATGGCCCGGCCGCCTTGCCTTGCGCAAGGCCATTGCCAACCGCCAGGTGGAGCTGGCCCAACTGGGGCTATCCCATTTTCGCAATCAACTGGCCGCCCGCGTTCGTGCCACCGCTCGCGTGGCTTTTGCCGCCCAGCAAAGGGTGGATGTGCTGGAGGAAATTGGGCAGCGTCTGGAAAGTTTGCTGGCGGTGTTGGTGCAACGCGAGGCCGCGGGCGTGACTCCGGTGTTGGACCAGCGGATACTGGAAGCGCAACGGCTGGGCTTGGAACAACGCGCTCACGAGAACCGGCAGGAGCGCGACCTGGCCCTCATCGAGTTAAATCAATGGCGCGGCCTGCCGGCCGATACCCCTCTGCGGCTGTCGGCCAACTGGCAACTGGTCACGAATGTTCCTCCCCTGCCCCAACTCATGTACTGGGCGCTATCCAACAGCTTTGAATTGCGGCTGCGGCAGGTGGAACTGGCGCAGCAAGGTTTTCAAGTCGAGCTGGCCCGGCATGAGCGTTACCCCACCATCAAAGTTGGGCCCTATTACTCCGCGGAGTCGGCGCAGGATACCGAACGCATCGTCGGCGTGGCGGTCTCTCTCCCGCTGCCCCTGTGGAATAAAAACGAAGGGGCCATTGAAGCCGCCCGCGCCCGCCAGATGCAGGCCGAGGCATCGCTGCGGATGTTGCAGCTTGAATTGGAAAAACAGGTGGCCCGCCATGCGCTGGCGTTGCGCCAACAGCTCCAGTATCTGAACCGGTATCCCCCGGAAACCATGGAAGCTTTCCGGAAGGCGGCAGACCTGGCTGATGAGCATTATCGTCTGGGGGCGGTACCCGTGACGCTGTATGTGGAAATGCAAATGAAGTATTTGGAGGCATATGAGGCGATGTTGACGGCCCGGCAACAGGCCATGGAACATCAGCTTCAACTCGAGGCGCTCCTTGGGCGGCCCTTGAATGGTTTATAA
- a CDS encoding DUF1559 domain-containing protein: MRRRRHAEAVGGFTLVELLVVVLILAVLMALVLPVLASAKQAGRKAACISNLRQIGLAVHAYAHDHDGRIPFGPKAPPFTSPASFYPSTGSPTSLLSIQNGAPAGLGLLLAEYLANTPKVFFCPASDQPLDADVELDRVGRTQAQSSYYYRHGGNTRLFDTPGAPLPEAPVLGRLGYNRNGDPIRALAMDTQFLSPEDLATFNVKPRTHHRQQNVNILFADGGVASRPNQDARYSVDVRDYSDIRDAFSRILRALEQADKAQ, translated from the coding sequence ATGCGCCGCCGCAGACACGCTGAGGCCGTCGGCGGCTTCACTCTGGTGGAGCTGCTGGTTGTGGTGTTGATTCTTGCGGTGCTCATGGCCCTGGTGCTGCCGGTGCTGGCCTCGGCCAAACAGGCGGGGCGCAAGGCGGCTTGCATCTCCAACCTCCGGCAAATCGGCCTTGCGGTGCATGCCTATGCGCATGACCACGATGGCCGCATCCCGTTTGGCCCCAAGGCCCCGCCCTTTACCAGTCCCGCCAGTTTCTATCCCTCCACCGGCTCACCCACCAGCCTGTTGTCCATTCAAAATGGCGCCCCCGCAGGATTGGGTTTGTTGCTGGCCGAGTATCTGGCCAACACTCCCAAAGTCTTTTTCTGCCCCGCTTCTGACCAGCCCCTGGATGCGGATGTGGAATTGGACCGAGTGGGCCGCACTCAGGCTCAGAGCAGCTACTATTATCGGCACGGCGGCAACACCCGGTTGTTCGACACCCCCGGCGCGCCCTTGCCCGAGGCTCCCGTCCTGGGCCGGCTGGGTTACAATCGCAATGGCGACCCCATCCGCGCACTGGCGATGGACACGCAATTCCTCAGTCCCGAGGATTTGGCCACGTTCAACGTCAAACCACGCACGCATCACCGCCAGCAGAACGTCAATATTCTGTTCGCCGACGGCGGCGTGGCCTCCCGCCCCAATCAGGACGCCCGCTATTCGGTGGACGTTCGCGACTACAGCGATATCCGCGACGCCTTCAGCCGCATCTTGCGCGCCCTGGAGCAGGCCGACAAAGCCCAATAA
- the ilvN gene encoding acetolactate synthase small subunit, with the protein MRHTISVLVENKFGVLTRVAGLFSGRGYNIDSLNVAPTMDPKISRMTIVTRGDDATLEQIIKQLDKLINVLEVIDFRDGEYVDRELALVKVKVDAKSRSEVMQITDIFRAKIVDVQPKSLTIEITGGESKVEKFIALMSTFGVQELTRTGKVALPRSS; encoded by the coding sequence ATGCGACATACCATCTCTGTCCTGGTGGAAAACAAGTTTGGGGTGCTCACCCGGGTGGCGGGTTTGTTCAGCGGGCGCGGGTACAACATTGACAGCCTCAATGTGGCCCCGACCATGGACCCCAAAATCTCGCGCATGACCATCGTTACGCGCGGGGATGACGCCACGCTGGAGCAAATCATCAAGCAACTGGATAAACTGATTAATGTGCTGGAAGTGATTGACTTCCGGGACGGCGAATATGTGGACCGGGAGCTGGCGCTGGTGAAGGTCAAGGTGGATGCCAAATCGCGGTCGGAGGTGATGCAAATCACGGACATTTTCCGCGCCAAAATTGTGGATGTGCAGCCCAAGTCGTTGACCATCGAGATTACGGGCGGGGAAAGCAAGGTGGAAAAGTTCATCGCGCTGATGAGCACTTTTGGGGTGCAGGAATTGACCCGCACCGGCAAGGTGGCCCTGCCCCGCAGTTCCTGA